In Symphalangus syndactylus isolate Jambi chromosome 14, NHGRI_mSymSyn1-v2.1_pri, whole genome shotgun sequence, one DNA window encodes the following:
- the SPSB3 gene encoding SPRY domain-containing SOCS box protein 3 isoform X2 → MTRTYFRVTAACGTASRLGPMCAGALSPTAWELTNRNVRIGLTVPEASRQYLCHPTPAPSSEDPRQVCPPLAAGANGRRGRGLFTSCSRAESGSGPGRRSAQRGLQILSTMARRPRNSRAWHFVLSAARRDADARAVALAGSTNWGYDSDGQHSDSDSDPECSALPPSIPSAVPVTGESFCDCAGQSEASFCSSLHSAHRGKDCRCGEEDEYFDWVWDDLNKSSATLLSCDNRKVSFHMEYSCGTAAIRGTKELGEGQHFWEIKMTSPVYGTDMMVGIGTSDVDLDKYRHTFCSLLGRDEDSWGLSYTGLLHHKGDKTSFSSRFGQGSIIGVHLDTWHGTLTFFKNRKCIGVAATKLWNKSFYPMVCSTAARSSMKVTRSCASATSLQYLCCHRLRQLRPDSGDTLEGLPLPPGLKQVLYNKLGWVLSMSCSRRKAPVSDPQAATSAHPSSREPRPCQRKRCRRT, encoded by the exons ATGACACGGACCTACTTTCGGGTCACCGCGGCCTGCGGTACCGCCTCCCGCCTGGGTCCAATGTGCGCGGGGGCTTTGTCTCCAACCGCTTGGGAACTGACCAATAGGAACGTTAGAATAGGACTGACAGTTCCTGAAGCCTCTCGGCAATACCTTTGTCACCCGACTCCCGCCCCCTCCTCCGAAGATCCTAGACAGGTGTGCCCGCCCCTCGCCGCCGGAGCCAATGGGCGCAGGGGGCGGGGATTGTTTACGTCCTGCTCCCGGGCGGAAAGTGGGTCAGGGCCGGGCCGGCGGAGCGCGCAGCGGGGGCTGCAG attCTTTCCACCATGGCCAGACGCCCCCGGAACAGCAGGGCCTGGCACTTCGTCCTGAGTGCAGCCCGCCGAGACGCAGATGCCCGGGCCGTGGCTCTAGCAGGCTCCACTAACTGGGGCTACGACTCTGATGGGCAG CACAGCGACTCGGACTCCGACCCCGAGTGCTCCGCGCTGCCGCCATCCATCCCCAGTGCGGTGCCCGTGACCGGCGAGTCCTTCTGTGACTGTGCTGGGCAGAGTGAGGCCTCCTTCTGTAGCAGCCTGCACTCGGCCCACCGGGGCAAGGACTGCCGCTGCGGAGAGGAAGATGAAT ATTTCGACTGGGTCTGGGATGACTTGAATAAGTCGTCAGCTACCCTGCTGAGCTGTGACAACCGTAAGGTCAGCTTCCACATGGAGTACAGCTGCGGCACAGCGGCCATCCGGGGCACCAAGGAGCTGGGGGAGGGCCAGCACTTCTGGGAGATCAAGATGACCTCGCCCGTCTATGGCACTGACATG ATGGTGGGCATCGGGACGTCGGATGTGGACCTCGACAAATACCGCCACACATTCTGCAGCCTGCTGGGCAGGGATGAGGACAGCTGGGGCCTCTCTTACACGG GCCTCCTCCACCACAAGGGCGACAAGACCAGCTTCTCGTCGCGGTTTGGCCAGGGCTCCATCATTGGCGTACACCTGGACACCTGGCATGGCACGCTAACCTTTTTCAAGAATAGGAAGTGCATAG GTGTGGCAGCCACCAAGCTGTGGAACAAGAGCTTCTACCCGATGGTGTGCTCCACGGCGGCCCGGAGCAGCATGAAGGTCACCCGCTCCTGCGCCAGCGCCACCTCCCTCCAGTACCTCTGCTGCCACCGCCTGCGCCAGCTGCGACCAGACTCGGGGGACACGCTGGAGGGTCTGCCGCTGCCGCCAGGCCTCAAGCAGGTGCTATACAACAAGCTGGGCTGGGTCCTGAGCATGAGTTGCAGCCGCCGCAAGGCTCCGGTGTCCGATCCCCAGGCGGCGACCTCGGCCCACCCCAGCAGCCGCGAGCCTCGGCCCTGCCAGAGGAAGCGCTGCCGCCGGACCTGA
- the SPSB3 gene encoding SPRY domain-containing SOCS box protein 3 isoform X1, translating to MTRTYFRVTAACGTASRLGPMCAGALSPTAWELTNRNVRIGLTVPEASRQYLCHPTPAPSSEDPRQVCPPLAAGANGRRGRGLFTSCSRAESGSGPGRRSAQRGLQILSTMARRPRNSRAWHFVLSAARRDADARAVALAGSTNWGYDSDGQHSDSDSDPECSALPPSIPSAVPVTGESFCDCAGQSEASFCSSLHSAHRGKDCRCGEEDEYFDWVWDDLNKSSATLLSCDNRKVSFHMEYSCGTAAIRGTKELGEGQHFWEIKMTSPVYGTDMMVGIGTSDVDLDKYRHTFCSLLGRDEDSWGLSYTGLLHHKGDKTSFSSRFGQGSIIGVHLDTWHGTLTFFKNRKCIGWPLPSRCGSHQAVEQELLPDGVLHGGPEQHEGHPLLRQRHLPPVPLLPPPAPAATRLGGHAGGSAAAARPQAGAIQQAGLGPEHELQPPQGSGVRSPGGDLGPPQQPRASALPEEALPPDLTHFPVELPSWAGTAVFSVPSFQPHSRAELDEARLEGAISCSRGWDSPFCGDSRAPLLLCWVGKRLR from the exons ATGACACGGACCTACTTTCGGGTCACCGCGGCCTGCGGTACCGCCTCCCGCCTGGGTCCAATGTGCGCGGGGGCTTTGTCTCCAACCGCTTGGGAACTGACCAATAGGAACGTTAGAATAGGACTGACAGTTCCTGAAGCCTCTCGGCAATACCTTTGTCACCCGACTCCCGCCCCCTCCTCCGAAGATCCTAGACAGGTGTGCCCGCCCCTCGCCGCCGGAGCCAATGGGCGCAGGGGGCGGGGATTGTTTACGTCCTGCTCCCGGGCGGAAAGTGGGTCAGGGCCGGGCCGGCGGAGCGCGCAGCGGGGGCTGCAG attCTTTCCACCATGGCCAGACGCCCCCGGAACAGCAGGGCCTGGCACTTCGTCCTGAGTGCAGCCCGCCGAGACGCAGATGCCCGGGCCGTGGCTCTAGCAGGCTCCACTAACTGGGGCTACGACTCTGATGGGCAG CACAGCGACTCGGACTCCGACCCCGAGTGCTCCGCGCTGCCGCCATCCATCCCCAGTGCGGTGCCCGTGACCGGCGAGTCCTTCTGTGACTGTGCTGGGCAGAGTGAGGCCTCCTTCTGTAGCAGCCTGCACTCGGCCCACCGGGGCAAGGACTGCCGCTGCGGAGAGGAAGATGAAT ATTTCGACTGGGTCTGGGATGACTTGAATAAGTCGTCAGCTACCCTGCTGAGCTGTGACAACCGTAAGGTCAGCTTCCACATGGAGTACAGCTGCGGCACAGCGGCCATCCGGGGCACCAAGGAGCTGGGGGAGGGCCAGCACTTCTGGGAGATCAAGATGACCTCGCCCGTCTATGGCACTGACATG ATGGTGGGCATCGGGACGTCGGATGTGGACCTCGACAAATACCGCCACACATTCTGCAGCCTGCTGGGCAGGGATGAGGACAGCTGGGGCCTCTCTTACACGG GCCTCCTCCACCACAAGGGCGACAAGACCAGCTTCTCGTCGCGGTTTGGCCAGGGCTCCATCATTGGCGTACACCTGGACACCTGGCATGGCACGCTAACCTTTTTCAAGAATAGGAAGTGCATAG GCTGGCCCCTCCCTTCCAGGTGTGGCAGCCACCAAGCTGTGGAACAAGAGCTTCTACCCGATGGTGTGCTCCACGGCGGCCCGGAGCAGCATGAAGGTCACCCGCTCCTGCGCCAGCGCCACCTCCCTCCAGTACCTCTGCTGCCACCGCCTGCGCCAGCTGCGACCAGACTCGGGGGACACGCTGGAGGGTCTGCCGCTGCCGCCAGGCCTCAAGCAGGTGCTATACAACAAGCTGGGCTGGGTCCTGAGCATGAGTTGCAGCCGCCGCAAGGCTCCGGTGTCCGATCCCCAGGCGGCGACCTCGGCCCACCCCAGCAGCCGCGAGCCTCGGCCCTGCCAGAGGAAGCGCTGCCGCCGGACCTGACTCACTTCCCAGTGGAACTGCCTTCTTGGGCTGGGACAGCCGTTTTCTCTGTCCCTTCCTTCCAGCCACACTCCAGGGCAGAGTTGGATGAGGCCCGTCTGGAGGGAGCCATCTCTTGCTCCCGAGGCTGGGACAGTCCTTTCTGTGGGGATTCTAGGGCCCCTCTGCTGCTGTGCTGGGTGGGGAAGCGGCTGCGCTGA
- the SPSB3 gene encoding SPRY domain-containing SOCS box protein 3 isoform X4: protein MPAGQAGGAQILSTMARRPRNSRAWHFVLSAARRDADARAVALAGSTNWGYDSDGQHSDSDSDPECSALPPSIPSAVPVTGESFCDCAGQSEASFCSSLHSAHRGKDCRCGEEDEYFDWVWDDLNKSSATLLSCDNRKVSFHMEYSCGTAAIRGTKELGEGQHFWEIKMTSPVYGTDMMVGIGTSDVDLDKYRHTFCSLLGRDEDSWGLSYTGLLHHKGDKTSFSSRFGQGSIIGVHLDTWHGTLTFFKNRKCIGVAATKLWNKSFYPMVCSTAARSSMKVTRSCASATSLQYLCCHRLRQLRPDSGDTLEGLPLPPGLKQVLYNKLGWVLSMSCSRRKAPVSDPQAATSAHPSSREPRPCQRKRCRRT from the exons ATGCCTGCGGGACAGGCAGGCGGGGCCCAG attCTTTCCACCATGGCCAGACGCCCCCGGAACAGCAGGGCCTGGCACTTCGTCCTGAGTGCAGCCCGCCGAGACGCAGATGCCCGGGCCGTGGCTCTAGCAGGCTCCACTAACTGGGGCTACGACTCTGATGGGCAG CACAGCGACTCGGACTCCGACCCCGAGTGCTCCGCGCTGCCGCCATCCATCCCCAGTGCGGTGCCCGTGACCGGCGAGTCCTTCTGTGACTGTGCTGGGCAGAGTGAGGCCTCCTTCTGTAGCAGCCTGCACTCGGCCCACCGGGGCAAGGACTGCCGCTGCGGAGAGGAAGATGAAT ATTTCGACTGGGTCTGGGATGACTTGAATAAGTCGTCAGCTACCCTGCTGAGCTGTGACAACCGTAAGGTCAGCTTCCACATGGAGTACAGCTGCGGCACAGCGGCCATCCGGGGCACCAAGGAGCTGGGGGAGGGCCAGCACTTCTGGGAGATCAAGATGACCTCGCCCGTCTATGGCACTGACATG ATGGTGGGCATCGGGACGTCGGATGTGGACCTCGACAAATACCGCCACACATTCTGCAGCCTGCTGGGCAGGGATGAGGACAGCTGGGGCCTCTCTTACACGG GCCTCCTCCACCACAAGGGCGACAAGACCAGCTTCTCGTCGCGGTTTGGCCAGGGCTCCATCATTGGCGTACACCTGGACACCTGGCATGGCACGCTAACCTTTTTCAAGAATAGGAAGTGCATAG GTGTGGCAGCCACCAAGCTGTGGAACAAGAGCTTCTACCCGATGGTGTGCTCCACGGCGGCCCGGAGCAGCATGAAGGTCACCCGCTCCTGCGCCAGCGCCACCTCCCTCCAGTACCTCTGCTGCCACCGCCTGCGCCAGCTGCGACCAGACTCGGGGGACACGCTGGAGGGTCTGCCGCTGCCGCCAGGCCTCAAGCAGGTGCTATACAACAAGCTGGGCTGGGTCCTGAGCATGAGTTGCAGCCGCCGCAAGGCTCCGGTGTCCGATCCCCAGGCGGCGACCTCGGCCCACCCCAGCAGCCGCGAGCCTCGGCCCTGCCAGAGGAAGCGCTGCCGCCGGACCTGA
- the SPSB3 gene encoding SPRY domain-containing SOCS box protein 3 isoform X3, translated as MPAGQAGGAQILSTMARRPRNSRAWHFVLSAARRDADARAVALAGSTNWGYDSDGQHSDSDSDPECSALPPSIPSAVPVTGESFCDCAGQSEASFCSSLHSAHRGKDCRCGEEDEYFDWVWDDLNKSSATLLSCDNRKVSFHMEYSCGTAAIRGTKELGEGQHFWEIKMTSPVYGTDMMVGIGTSDVDLDKYRHTFCSLLGRDEDSWGLSYTGLLHHKGDKTSFSSRFGQGSIIGVHLDTWHGTLTFFKNRKCIGWPLPSRCGSHQAVEQELLPDGVLHGGPEQHEGHPLLRQRHLPPVPLLPPPAPAATRLGGHAGGSAAAARPQAGAIQQAGLGPEHELQPPQGSGVRSPGGDLGPPQQPRASALPEEALPPDLTHFPVELPSWAGTAVFSVPSFQPHSRAELDEARLEGAISCSRGWDSPFCGDSRAPLLLCWVGKRLR; from the exons ATGCCTGCGGGACAGGCAGGCGGGGCCCAG attCTTTCCACCATGGCCAGACGCCCCCGGAACAGCAGGGCCTGGCACTTCGTCCTGAGTGCAGCCCGCCGAGACGCAGATGCCCGGGCCGTGGCTCTAGCAGGCTCCACTAACTGGGGCTACGACTCTGATGGGCAG CACAGCGACTCGGACTCCGACCCCGAGTGCTCCGCGCTGCCGCCATCCATCCCCAGTGCGGTGCCCGTGACCGGCGAGTCCTTCTGTGACTGTGCTGGGCAGAGTGAGGCCTCCTTCTGTAGCAGCCTGCACTCGGCCCACCGGGGCAAGGACTGCCGCTGCGGAGAGGAAGATGAAT ATTTCGACTGGGTCTGGGATGACTTGAATAAGTCGTCAGCTACCCTGCTGAGCTGTGACAACCGTAAGGTCAGCTTCCACATGGAGTACAGCTGCGGCACAGCGGCCATCCGGGGCACCAAGGAGCTGGGGGAGGGCCAGCACTTCTGGGAGATCAAGATGACCTCGCCCGTCTATGGCACTGACATG ATGGTGGGCATCGGGACGTCGGATGTGGACCTCGACAAATACCGCCACACATTCTGCAGCCTGCTGGGCAGGGATGAGGACAGCTGGGGCCTCTCTTACACGG GCCTCCTCCACCACAAGGGCGACAAGACCAGCTTCTCGTCGCGGTTTGGCCAGGGCTCCATCATTGGCGTACACCTGGACACCTGGCATGGCACGCTAACCTTTTTCAAGAATAGGAAGTGCATAG GCTGGCCCCTCCCTTCCAGGTGTGGCAGCCACCAAGCTGTGGAACAAGAGCTTCTACCCGATGGTGTGCTCCACGGCGGCCCGGAGCAGCATGAAGGTCACCCGCTCCTGCGCCAGCGCCACCTCCCTCCAGTACCTCTGCTGCCACCGCCTGCGCCAGCTGCGACCAGACTCGGGGGACACGCTGGAGGGTCTGCCGCTGCCGCCAGGCCTCAAGCAGGTGCTATACAACAAGCTGGGCTGGGTCCTGAGCATGAGTTGCAGCCGCCGCAAGGCTCCGGTGTCCGATCCCCAGGCGGCGACCTCGGCCCACCCCAGCAGCCGCGAGCCTCGGCCCTGCCAGAGGAAGCGCTGCCGCCGGACCTGACTCACTTCCCAGTGGAACTGCCTTCTTGGGCTGGGACAGCCGTTTTCTCTGTCCCTTCCTTCCAGCCACACTCCAGGGCAGAGTTGGATGAGGCCCGTCTGGAGGGAGCCATCTCTTGCTCCCGAGGCTGGGACAGTCCTTTCTGTGGGGATTCTAGGGCCCCTCTGCTGCTGTGCTGGGTGGGGAAGCGGCTGCGCTGA
- the EME2 gene encoding probable crossover junction endonuclease EME2 isoform X2: protein MARVGPGRAGVSCRGRGRGRGGSGQRRPPTWEISDSDAEGSAGSEAAARAWDPAGERRAAAEALRLLRPEQVLKRLAVCVDPAILEDAGADVLMEALEALGCECRIEPQRPARSLRWTRASPDPCPSSLPPEVWAAGEQELLLLLEPEEFLQGVATLTQISGPTCWVPWISPETTARPHLAVIGLDVYLWSRQHVSRGTQQPESPKVAGAEVAVGWPEVEEALVLLQLWANLDVLLVASWQELSRHVCAITKALAQCPLKQYRESQAFSFCTAGRWAAGEPVARDGTGLQAAWQRQIRQFSRVSPAVADAVVTAFPSPRLLQQALEACSTEQERMGLLADLPVLPSEGGRPRRVGPDLSRRICLFLTTANPDLLLDLGS from the exons ATGGCGCGGGTCGGACCCGGGAGGGCTGGGGTCTCttgccggggccggggccggggacGGGGCGGGAGCGGTCAGCGGCGACCTCCAACCTGGGAGATCTCAGACTCCGACGCTGAGGGCTCCGCCGGCTCGGAGGCCGCCGCGAGAGCCTGGGACCCAGCGGGTGAGCGCAGGGCGGCTGCCGAGGCGTTGCGGCTGCTGCGGCCGGAGCAGGTCCTGAAGCGCCTCGCGGTGTGCGTGGACCCAG CCATCCTGGAAGACGCCGGTGCCGACGTCCTGATGGAGGCCCTGGAGGCCCTGGGCTGCGAGTGCCGCATCGAGCCCCAGCGCCCGGCCCGCAGCCTGCGGTGGACCCGAGCGAGTCCCGACCCCTGCCCCAGCAGC CTGCCTCCTGAAGTGTGGGCTGCAGGTGAACAggaattgctgctgctgctggagccCGAGGAGTTTCTGCAGGGCGTCGCCACACTGACCCAG ATCTCTGGCCCAACCTGCTGGGTGCCCTGGATCTCCCCCGAGACCACCGCCCGGCCCCACCTGGCTGTCATCGGGCTGGATGTCTACCTGTG GTCTCGCCAGCACGTTTCCCGGGGGACACAGCAGCCAGAGAGCCCGAAGGTGGCCGGTGCTGAGGTGGCCGTGGGCTGGCCAGAGGTGGAAGAG gccctggTACTCCTGCAGCTCTGGGCAAACCTGGACGTGCTACTGGTGGCCTCGTGGCAGGAGCTGAGTCGGCACGTGTGCGCCATTACCAAGGCTCTCGCCCAGTGTCCCCTCAA GCAGTACCGGGAATCCCAGGCCTTTTCCTTCTGCACAGCAGGGCGCTGGGCAGCCGGCGAGCCAGTGGCAAGAGACGGCACAGGGCTGCAGGCAGCCTGGCAGAGGCAGATCAGGCAGTTCAGTCGGGTCAGCCCAGCCGTGGCTGATGCAGTTGTCACAGCCTTCCCCTCCCCCCGCCTTCTGCAGCAG GCGCTCGAGGCCTGCAGCACGGAGCAGGAGCGCATGGGCCTCCTGGCCGACCTTCCTGTGCTGCCCAGTGAAGGCGGGCGTCCCCGCAGGGTGGGGCCTGACCTCTCCCGCCGCATCTGCCTCTTCCTGACCACGGCCAACCCTGATCTCCTGCTGGACCTGGGCTCCTGA
- the EME2 gene encoding probable crossover junction endonuclease EME2 isoform X1 — MARVGPGRAGVSCRGRGRGRGGSGQRRPPTWEISDSDAEGSAGSEAAARAWDPAGERRAAAEALRLLRPEQVLKRLAVCVDPAILEDAGADVLMEALEALGCECRIEPQRPARSLRWTRASPDPCPSSLPPEVWAAGEQELLLLLEPEEFLQGVATLTQISGPTCWVPWISPETTARPHLAVIGLDVYLWSRQHVSRGTQQPESPKVAGAEVAVGWPEVEEALVLLQLWANLDVLLVASWQELSRHVCAITKALAQCPLNTGNPRPFPSAQQGAGQPASQWQETAQGCRQPGRGRSGSSVGSAQPWLMQLSQPSPPPAFCSRWAPPSSKPSRCRGPIPRGPLMPLPAPRRSRPAARSRSAWASWPTFLCCPVKAGVPAGWGLTSPAASASS, encoded by the exons ATGGCGCGGGTCGGACCCGGGAGGGCTGGGGTCTCttgccggggccggggccggggacGGGGCGGGAGCGGTCAGCGGCGACCTCCAACCTGGGAGATCTCAGACTCCGACGCTGAGGGCTCCGCCGGCTCGGAGGCCGCCGCGAGAGCCTGGGACCCAGCGGGTGAGCGCAGGGCGGCTGCCGAGGCGTTGCGGCTGCTGCGGCCGGAGCAGGTCCTGAAGCGCCTCGCGGTGTGCGTGGACCCAG CCATCCTGGAAGACGCCGGTGCCGACGTCCTGATGGAGGCCCTGGAGGCCCTGGGCTGCGAGTGCCGCATCGAGCCCCAGCGCCCGGCCCGCAGCCTGCGGTGGACCCGAGCGAGTCCCGACCCCTGCCCCAGCAGC CTGCCTCCTGAAGTGTGGGCTGCAGGTGAACAggaattgctgctgctgctggagccCGAGGAGTTTCTGCAGGGCGTCGCCACACTGACCCAG ATCTCTGGCCCAACCTGCTGGGTGCCCTGGATCTCCCCCGAGACCACCGCCCGGCCCCACCTGGCTGTCATCGGGCTGGATGTCTACCTGTG GTCTCGCCAGCACGTTTCCCGGGGGACACAGCAGCCAGAGAGCCCGAAGGTGGCCGGTGCTGAGGTGGCCGTGGGCTGGCCAGAGGTGGAAGAG gccctggTACTCCTGCAGCTCTGGGCAAACCTGGACGTGCTACTGGTGGCCTCGTGGCAGGAGCTGAGTCGGCACGTGTGCGCCATTACCAAGGCTCTCGCCCAGTGTCCCCTCAA TACCGGGAATCCCAGGCCTTTTCCTTCTGCACAGCAGGGCGCTGGGCAGCCGGCGAGCCAGTGGCAAGAGACGGCACAGGGCTGCAGGCAGCCTGGCAGAGGCAGATCAGGCAGTTCAGTCGGGTCAGCCCAGCCGTGGCTGATGCAGTTGTCACAGCCTTCCCCTCCCCCCGCCTTCTGCAGCAGGTGGGCCCCTCCCTCCTCGAAGCCCTCCAGGTGCAGAGGCCCCATCCCCAGGGGCCCTCTCATGCCTTTGCCTGCCCCTAGGCGCTCGAGGCCTGCAGCACGGAGCAGGAGCGCATGGGCCTCCTGGCCGACCTTCCTGTGCTGCCCAGTGAAGGCGGGCGTCCCCGCAGGGTGGGGCCTGACCTCTCCCGCCGCATCTGCCTCTTCCTGA
- the EME2 gene encoding probable crossover junction endonuclease EME2 isoform X3, whose product MEEAPGHLRRLQLLLEGPEKCQEAGVWAVGCRFRPLTADSPAPACEEQCSAAFAPDLWPNLLGALDLPRDHRPAPPGCHRAGCLPVVPLTLMPTAGLAGTGVQGRWAHFWGCCGTAVPTSPGGLWQRPSSGWAGPMGSGEGRSPLLRSRQHVSRGTQQPESPKVAGAEVAVGWPEVEEALVLLQLWANLDVLLVASWQELSRHVCAITKALAQCPLNTGNPRPFPSAQQGAGQPASQWQETAQGCRQPGRGRSGSSVGSAQPWLMQLSQPSPPPAFCSRWAPPSSKPSRCRGPIPRGPLMPLPAPRRSRPAARSRSAWASWPTFLCCPVKAGVPAGWGLTSPAASASS is encoded by the exons ATGGAGGAAGCTCCTGGGCACCTGCGGAGGCTACAGCTGCTCCTAGAGGGTCCTGAGAAGTGTCAGGAAGCCGGGGTCTGGGCAGTAGGCTGCAGGTTTCGTCCTCTGACAGCAGACAGCCCGGCCCCTGCCTGCGAGGAGCAGTGCTCAGCTGCTTTTGCGCCAG ATCTCTGGCCCAACCTGCTGGGTGCCCTGGATCTCCCCCGAGACCACCGCCCGGCCCCACCTGGCTGTCATCGGGCTGGATGTCTACCTGTGGTACCACTCACTCTCATGCCCACAGCAGGGCTGGCTGGGACGGGGGTTCAAGGGAGGTGGGCACACTTCTGGGGTTGCTGTGGCACAGCTGTTCCCACTTCCCCAGGTGGGCTCTGGCAGAGGCCAAGCTCAGGCTGGGCCGGCCCcatggggagcggggagggacggTCACCTCTGCTCAGGTCTCGCCAGCACGTTTCCCGGGGGACACAGCAGCCAGAGAGCCCGAAGGTGGCCGGTGCTGAGGTGGCCGTGGGCTGGCCAGAGGTGGAAGAG gccctggTACTCCTGCAGCTCTGGGCAAACCTGGACGTGCTACTGGTGGCCTCGTGGCAGGAGCTGAGTCGGCACGTGTGCGCCATTACCAAGGCTCTCGCCCAGTGTCCCCTCAA TACCGGGAATCCCAGGCCTTTTCCTTCTGCACAGCAGGGCGCTGGGCAGCCGGCGAGCCAGTGGCAAGAGACGGCACAGGGCTGCAGGCAGCCTGGCAGAGGCAGATCAGGCAGTTCAGTCGGGTCAGCCCAGCCGTGGCTGATGCAGTTGTCACAGCCTTCCCCTCCCCCCGCCTTCTGCAGCAGGTGGGCCCCTCCCTCCTCGAAGCCCTCCAGGTGCAGAGGCCCCATCCCCAGGGGCCCTCTCATGCCTTTGCCTGCCCCTAGGCGCTCGAGGCCTGCAGCACGGAGCAGGAGCGCATGGGCCTCCTGGCCGACCTTCCTGTGCTGCCCAGTGAAGGCGGGCGTCCCCGCAGGGTGGGGCCTGACCTCTCCCGCCGCATCTGCCTCTTCCTGA
- the MRPS34 gene encoding small ribosomal subunit protein mS34 isoform X1, giving the protein MARKKVRPRLIAELARRVRALREQLNRPRDSQLYAVDYETLTRPFSGRRLPVRAWADVRRESRLLQLLGRLPLFGLGRLVTRKSWLWQHDEPCYWRLTRVRPDYTAQNLDHGKAWGILTFKDASFPSSGKTESEAREIEHVMYHDWRLVPKHEEEAFTAFTPAPEDSLASVPYPPLLRAMIIAERQKNGDTSTEEPMLNVQRIRMEPWDYPAKQEDKGRAKGTPV; this is encoded by the exons ATGGCGCGGAAGAAGGTGCGTCCGCGGCTGATTGCTGAGCTGGCCCGCCGCGTGCGTGCCCTGCGGGAGCAACTGAACAGGCCGCGCGACTCGCAGCTCTACGCTGTGGACTACGAGACCCTGACGCGGCCGTTCTCTGGACGCCGGCTGCCGGTCCGGGCCTGGGCCGACGTGCGCCGCGAGAGCCGCCTCTTGCAGCTGCTCGGCCGCCTCCCGCTCTTCGGCCTGGGCCGCCTGGTCACGCGCAAGTCTTGGCTGTGGCAGCACGACGAGCCGTGCTACTGGCGCCTCACGCGGGTGCGGCCCGACTACACGGCGCAG AACTTGGACCATGGGAAGGCCTGGGGCATCCTGACCTTCAAAG ACGCCTCTTTTCCTTCATCAGGGAAGACGGAGAGCGAGGCGCGGGAGATCGAACACGTCATGTACCATGACTGGCGGCTGGTGCCCAAGCACGAGGAGGAGGCCTTCACCGCGTTCACGCCGGCGCCGGAAGACAGCCTGGCCTCCGTGCCCTACCCGCCGCTCCTCCGGGCCATGATTATCGCAGAACGACAGAAAAATGGAGACACAAGCACCGAGGAGCCCATGCTGAATGTGCAGAGGATACGCATGGAACCCTGGGATTACCCTGCAAAACAGGAGGACAAAGGAAGGGCCAAGGGCACCCCCGTCTAG
- the MRPS34 gene encoding small ribosomal subunit protein mS34 isoform X2, giving the protein MARKKVRPRLIAELARRVRALREQLNRPRDSQLYAVDYETLTRPFSGRRLPVRAWADVRRESRLLQLLGRLPLFGLGRLVTRKSWLWQHDEPCYWRLTRVRPDYTAQNLDHGKAWGILTFKGKTESEAREIEHVMYHDWRLVPKHEEEAFTAFTPAPEDSLASVPYPPLLRAMIIAERQKNGDTSTEEPMLNVQRIRMEPWDYPAKQEDKGRAKGTPV; this is encoded by the exons ATGGCGCGGAAGAAGGTGCGTCCGCGGCTGATTGCTGAGCTGGCCCGCCGCGTGCGTGCCCTGCGGGAGCAACTGAACAGGCCGCGCGACTCGCAGCTCTACGCTGTGGACTACGAGACCCTGACGCGGCCGTTCTCTGGACGCCGGCTGCCGGTCCGGGCCTGGGCCGACGTGCGCCGCGAGAGCCGCCTCTTGCAGCTGCTCGGCCGCCTCCCGCTCTTCGGCCTGGGCCGCCTGGTCACGCGCAAGTCTTGGCTGTGGCAGCACGACGAGCCGTGCTACTGGCGCCTCACGCGGGTGCGGCCCGACTACACGGCGCAG AACTTGGACCATGGGAAGGCCTGGGGCATCCTGACCTTCAAAG GGAAGACGGAGAGCGAGGCGCGGGAGATCGAACACGTCATGTACCATGACTGGCGGCTGGTGCCCAAGCACGAGGAGGAGGCCTTCACCGCGTTCACGCCGGCGCCGGAAGACAGCCTGGCCTCCGTGCCCTACCCGCCGCTCCTCCGGGCCATGATTATCGCAGAACGACAGAAAAATGGAGACACAAGCACCGAGGAGCCCATGCTGAATGTGCAGAGGATACGCATGGAACCCTGGGATTACCCTGCAAAACAGGAGGACAAAGGAAGGGCCAAGGGCACCCCCGTCTAG